Below is a window of candidate division WOR-3 bacterium DNA.
GACGAACAGGTGGACTATATTTCCTCCTTAAATGGCGATCTTTCAGATGAAAAGTAACGCAAGCCCGTCTATTCTACACAAAAAAAGGAATTTGTCGAGAGGGAAAAAAACGAACAAAACCAACCTGTCACAGACACTTTCGATTGTATACTCTCAAAAGGTCCAACACACGTAAGAACGCGAAGATGCGGGACTCCTTGCACTGACCAGGGTACAAGGCGAGAGCCGTTACTAGAGTTTCGCAAGCCGTTTCTCGAAATCAACGACAACATATTTCTTGCCTTTTTTCACAATCTTATGCCCCTCCTGTCGCAGAAGCTTCTTCTGCACGTCGACGCCACCCGGGTACTTTTCATTGATGACGCCACCTGTTTTGAGTGTCCGCCAGTAAGGTGTGATACGCTTTTTCCCTGCCCGCCAATCTTCATGCGCGGCATGTGCGGCGACCCAGGCAAATATTCCACACGTGATCGGACAGCCGATCGTAGCCTTGTATTTCTTGGCCATATAGTCGCGTATGTCATTTATCGTGATCAATTTTCCCTTGGGTACCTTTTTCATGACTTCATCGACTTCTACTGGAGCCGGGATGACCAATGTACCACTTCCCCACTTCTTGCCAATCTTGTCATTTATCTCGATTACTTTGGGCAAACCCTTACTATCGTGCAGTTTCTCATGCCATGATCTGCGTTTCTTAGGCATGCATTCCCCCTATACGGATACTAATTCAATTCGATACTAACAGGATAGCTTATTTCTCCAAGTATTGTAGTGACATACGCTCGCGCGTCGATACGATAGGCTGCCGAACCCAATCTCATTGCCTCAGCCAATGCCTGTCCGATTGCATTGTATTCAAGGGTGATCGTTGTGGTGAATTGTTCAGACTTCTTGGCTTCAACCGTAACCTTGTTGCCGGTCGTACCCGTGAAGACCTGCGTGTTATTCGCGAAAAAAGTATAGACAAACTTGTCGAGCACCGCATCAACATTGTTGGGGTTATCGACCTTTATATCGAAATCCAGTTTGAGATTATTGAATGTAAAAGAATATGGTTTTACTGAGATTAGTGAGAACTTGCATTCTTTTATTGCCAGACGTTCCTTTATGCTGGCACACGAAAGGACCAAAGATAGCAGAACTGTAAGAACTAGTATTCTCTTCATGGATTAATATAACAACACCTGTACAAAAGTCAACAATTTAATCCTCGATCGTTTGATAAATCAAACAACTACATAACACTGCAGTGGGTCGATTCATCGGGGAGTACGTAGGGCAGGGCTTTCGCCTGCGGAGAAGTCACGAACGTAAAACATTGACCTTGTAATTCGGAAAAACTCGCATATAATTCGCTCCAAACTATGAACCATACCAGTGACTTTATTCACAAAGACTTAATCTATGAAGTGCCCGCGGCAAAGGCAGAGGAGTTGTTCCGGTTCGTCGGCGCGACGCTCAAGGAAAAGAACCACATAGAGAATATCGAAGGGCTCGTTGAAGAATTACTGGCACGCGAACAAAAGGGGTCAACCGGCGTCGGCGACGGCATAGCAATCCCCCACGCCTTCATCACCGGACTATCTAAACCTGTTGTCATCACGCTGCTGCTTGATAAAGGCATCGATTTCAGCGCCGCCGACGGCGCACCGGTAAAGGTCCTATTTTTCGTCCTTGCTCCGGAGAACCAGCGAGAAACATACCTGAAGATCCTTGGCCGCCTCGCAACAATCTTGCACAATCCAGAAACCAAAAAGCAACTTCTGGGCGCGCGAACAAGTCATGATGCATACCGTACGCTGGTACAACCGCGGGTCACCAATTTCTTCTACAATAACCGCAGATATTTTTACCTCCTGGGGATCATTCTTGGCGCCTATTTGTTTGCTGCTTATTTCGTCCCCAGAATTTCGATCGCACCGACTCAGAGCGCAATCGCTCTGGATTATCTTCGTTTCAATGAAACACCCTGGGTGACCAAGCAAATTGTGACATTCACTATCTTCTTCACGATCGGCGTCGGCACGCTGCTCTTCTGGCAATACCGGGTGGCCATTGCCGCAACGGCGCTAGGAATACTACTTTTTACAGGTGTTATGGACCTCGACACGACGGTCCGGTTCATGAGCATTCCAACAATACTCTTCATTATTTCAATGATGGTTGTCGTCGCCTGGCTCGACAGCAACGGCGTGTTCAAATTTGTCATTACCAAGGTCATGAAGAAGATCGGCCCAAGACCCCGCACCCTTTATATCTTTCTTCTCCTTTTATCGGTCATCCTTGGCGGGCTTACCGGCGAGGTCAGCGGGATCATTGTGACAACCACGCTTGCTATCGGCTTAGCCAAGCGTTTCCGCATTGAGCCATTTCCTTATGTGATCGGTCTCGTATTTGCCACCAATATAGGCTCGGCACTGACGCTCATCGGCAACCCGATCGGTATCTATATAGCCTTTGCCGGAAATCTGACGTTCAATGACTTCCTGCGCTGGGCAACACCGCTCTCGCTGTCCGCGGCGATCGTGATCACATTCTTCACACTCTACCTGTTCCGTAAATTAATTCCAGGAAGTGTCCAGGAGGATATGGGTGCTCTGGACGAATGGAAAGACGTCCGGGACCGCAGAGAATTCTACGTGTCGATCATCACATTCGTAGTACTGGTTGGGTTGATCAGTACCCACCAGGTCATTGAAACCCTTCTGAAACTCAAAGAAGCGACCGTCATCGTTGCCGCGCCGCTTGTCGTCGTCGGCGCCATCCTCTTTGTTTCAAAGGAACGCGGCAAGAAGTTCCTTGTCAAGGATGTTGATTGGTGGACAATATTGTTCTTCATGTTCCTCTTCGCCAACGCCGCGTGCCTGGAGTATACAGGAGTAACCGCGAAAATCGCCTACCTGCTGGAGAATATTTCCCAGAATATAACCATACCGTTCATCCCGGCTGATATTAAAACCACGGTTGTGGCAATGGTCATCTTGTTATTCTTCTCCGCGATCGCGTCGGGTTTTGTCGATAACCTCCCGATCATCGCAGCGCTCGTTCCCATTGTCCTCGACCTCAAGAATATCGGATTGCCACACGCTGAGATCCTCTGGTGGGCACTGCTTTTTGGCGGCTGTTTTGGCGGCAATCTCTCCATGATCGGTTCCAGTGCCAACGTTGTCGCTCTTTCGAGGTATGAAGAGATAACCGGAAGGTCGATACGGTTTGGCCACTGGTTCCGCTATGGCCTGCCCGTGGTCATTATCTCCGTAGTCTTTGTCTGTATTGCATTGATGATCCAGATCAAACTCTCACCTTAAATGGATAAAGTTCTTGTTGTCGTTTTCGATACTCACACCACCGAAGATTCGATAGTATTATGCATAAAGATGATGCAGCACTTCAAACCGCTCATCCAAATCATATCGCCGGTCGACCGACATGCAGTTACACGAGTCGCATCGAATGAAGGGGCCAAGGAGGCCGAGGTCCGTGAAAGAATGCTCCACGAAACCTATACGAATCTTTATCACCTCGAGGACTTATTCAGCAAACACGGCCTACAGGTGAACATTGCCGCAAAGGAAATGCGCCTCCCCGAAGAGCTCCTTACGGAGATCAGAAAAATGAATCCCGGCATGCTGGTTGTTGTCGGCAAAATAGATCCGGTTGTCCTTGAAACACTATACGGCTCGTTCCACGTGCCTATTTTGTTGCTGGCGCCCGAAGATTAGACAGCAGAGTCAATAAACGAAATACCGGGCTAAGGCAATAGTCCGTCGATCTCTCTATCGGCTGGTGCCTCAACTGTAAAGCTGACCATAATTTTGTACT
It encodes the following:
- a CDS encoding LEA type 2 family protein, with translation MKRILVLTVLLSLVLSCASIKERLAIKECKFSLISVKPYSFTFNNLKLDFDIKVDNPNNVDAVLDKFVYTFFANNTQVFTGTTGNKVTVEAKKSEQFTTTITLEYNAIGQALAEAMRLGSAAYRIDARAYVTTILGEISYPVSIELN
- a CDS encoding MGMT family protein — encoded protein: MPKKRRSWHEKLHDSKGLPKVIEINDKIGKKWGSGTLVIPAPVEVDEVMKKVPKGKLITINDIRDYMAKKYKATIGCPITCGIFAWVAAHAAHEDWRAGKKRITPYWRTLKTGGVINEKYPGGVDVQKKLLRQEGHKIVKKGKKYVVVDFEKRLAKL
- a CDS encoding SLC13 family permease → MNHTSDFIHKDLIYEVPAAKAEELFRFVGATLKEKNHIENIEGLVEELLAREQKGSTGVGDGIAIPHAFITGLSKPVVITLLLDKGIDFSAADGAPVKVLFFVLAPENQRETYLKILGRLATILHNPETKKQLLGARTSHDAYRTLVQPRVTNFFYNNRRYFYLLGIILGAYLFAAYFVPRISIAPTQSAIALDYLRFNETPWVTKQIVTFTIFFTIGVGTLLFWQYRVAIAATALGILLFTGVMDLDTTVRFMSIPTILFIISMMVVVAWLDSNGVFKFVITKVMKKIGPRPRTLYIFLLLLSVILGGLTGEVSGIIVTTTLAIGLAKRFRIEPFPYVIGLVFATNIGSALTLIGNPIGIYIAFAGNLTFNDFLRWATPLSLSAAIVITFFTLYLFRKLIPGSVQEDMGALDEWKDVRDRREFYVSIITFVVLVGLISTHQVIETLLKLKEATVIVAAPLVVVGAILFVSKERGKKFLVKDVDWWTILFFMFLFANAACLEYTGVTAKIAYLLENISQNITIPFIPADIKTTVVAMVILLFFSAIASGFVDNLPIIAALVPIVLDLKNIGLPHAEILWWALLFGGCFGGNLSMIGSSANVVALSRYEEITGRSIRFGHWFRYGLPVVIISVVFVCIALMIQIKLSP